GTACAACATTGATCCTTAGTCGGGGTTAGAAAATGGTTTGTTATGGAGGATGAGATGCTTATAATTAATTGATAGATATTAACGtagagtacaagtacagtacgggGTAAATTGCCGGTACGGTCTCAAACAGGTGCCATCGCACATGGGTCTTGCAGTCGGTATATCGATTCGAATCTAGACCGCCTCTCTTGATCATCTAAGAGACTGCGGTTTGCTGTTCGAGGTAAGAGTGGTAACTGGAAGGTGATGAAACACTTACTAGTTAAACTATCTCTTAATTCCCAAGTATTTCTTCATTAAACTCAGAATTACTAGTTAAACTATCATTTAACTATCAAGTAATTCTCCATTAAACTCCCAAGTATTGCTCACCACATAAACTCCCAAGTTTCTCACTAAACTGGCAAGTTTTTCTACACATACACTCGGATTGGGCCGTCAGAACAGAATTTGTTATTTCACTGCTTGAACTCCACATTTGGcccatcttccagatcccacATTGTCTTCTGATTCGAACTTCCCTACTTGAAGGATGTTCCAATGGCGGCAGATGTCGGGTCTCTCGTAATTGGAACCCTTTagatacaagtaaaagtaccTCTCTTTTCCGGAATGGCAATCTCCAGAGTGACTTTCCTTTCCTGTTGGTTCCGTGCTCTTTGCCGGGCTGAAGTTGAACATGGACCTTCCGTCATGTTCCTACAATTCAAGTCTCATATGTTGAGAAAGTCGGAAGTCGAACTTGTACGGGTTAAGCGAAAAACAGTCTCCCAAGTGTCATTAATACAGAATTGATTCAAGTACAGTggtatacaagtacttcgGTTTTCTTTCAGTATTTTTTTCAGTATTTTTTTcagtattttttttcagtatttttttttcttcgatcttttcctttttttaaCTGATAAACAATCACACTCTATAAGCTGTGCAACATCGTACCACTGACACCATAGTAAAATACTTCTATCGAAATTTTGATAATCGAAAACACAAATCAAACACTTGTCCAACCGCGCAACCATCCCCAAAACACTCCTCCACTTTTTTCTCCcattttttcccattttttcccatttttccccattttccccatttttttGACATTTCTTatatttaatttaattttttatatttaaATTCATTTTATATTCATCGCGAAACAAGGTTTCAAACTAAGCATTATCACCACTGCGGGATTCTAAACTAGAGCGTAGTTAAGACACCTCTCCCCCAAAACACCTCTACCCCAAAACCCCCCGGCTCAACTTATTTATACGGCAAAGCTGCCCAGGCGTCGTGGTGAGTACACAAGAggacgtcacgtgacacgcGACACGGACACGGGCCGAGCTAACTCAGACATCTTTACTGGCGAGCAACAACCGCCCACCACAAAAAACACGACTTTTCACACGCCACTTTTTGGCTAGACGGATACCagcaaggaggaggtgagtACAGAGTGACAGAGAAGGGGTGATATGGATGGAACTTGTCGTGAGCGGGGCTggtctggctctggctctgttcTTGGTTTCCTGCTAACTCAGACTaaggctacttgtacgacaGATACACAACAGACCAGGCATTTTTGAACGGCCAACAACGTCTATAAACCAGTGACAGACGGCGTTCGTTACACAAAATGTGAGTAATCTATGGAGGTTGTGGCAGATTGTTTTCTCTTTTGGGGGTCTACGACGAGATCGTCATGGTATGAGTGGACGCCATGTGTGTCTGGGATATTGGGTGTTTGGAGCTCAGTGTTCCATTGGCGGGGTTACGATTAAGCGGTCTAGCGGCCTTCTACTTGCTCAGGTACAGGTGTTGGGGTTACTGAAGTTCAAACATGACCCTTGATCTGGAACATACCAAATGTTCATTTGGCAACTACTACGAAACCCCCTCCTCGGTTTCACATGATACTAACTCAGGGACTCGTCTTCGCGCTTCCAACCGGAAGCCATTTCTGGCGGTGTGGACTTCTCGCCCGTCTTTCTCATGGACGTGATCATGATCCTGCTGGTGTCGCTGTTTGTCATTTTCTACTTCAACCGGCTCATTGCATGGGTCACAAACTTCGGACTCCGCTTCGTCTTCTGGCACAAACATAGGATACGAGTCAAGGTGCAATCAGTGCAGATCTCGCTCCTCGGAGGAAGAATCTTCTTTAAAAACCTCACATATATCGGCACCAACCAGACGATATGTTTTTTGAAGGGCCATTTCACATGGCGTTACTGGCTGTGGAAGAGCCGCAAGAGTGAGCTCCAGATGAGCGAGGACTCGGAAAGCAATGTGACCCCGGAAAAGTTGCAATCCAGACTGGCTCTCGAGGTGGATGGCCTTGAGTGGTTTGTGTACAACCGTACACCTGCTTATGATGCTGTTTTCGAGCAGTTTCAGGCCCGCCACAAGGCCAACGCCGAATCAAAGTGCGAAAACAACGACACCCTCCAAACGGCGCATACTACCACATCTTACGAGCCGAAAAACTTTTCCTTTGGCGAGCAAATATACCTAGATTTGTTCCCCATTGACCTCAAGGTACACAAGGGCAGCATGGTGGTTGGCAACAGGGACACTCAGAGTGTGTGGATGTTTCATTTCAAGAATGCCACCGGATTGGTGGATGTGGCGCCCACTCCTTCCTATCTGGACAGATACAGACAGGTCTACCGTGCGGACTTTGAGCATCCTGTGGTTGAGATGAGGCCCAATATCGACTACAAGGGCATGGACTCGACGCAGTTTGAGCACAAGCCCaaggtgaagaagagtcTGTGGGCCAAGACGTACGAGAATGAGCCTAACACTAGCAAGTTGCGGCGCAGTCTGCGGGCCATTCGGGCTGTTCTTCTCGCCCGTGCTCTTCCTGACAATGAGAGTGAGCATTCTCGTGAAGGGATGCCCTGGATGGGTCTGAGTCGGTACTTGACGCAGGACACTGAGTACTATGTcgaggacgacaagaacgagGGAGCCTTTGAGGATTATGCTCGAGTTCCTCAGATTCTCGATGCTCCAAGTGGTTCCTTGACAATGTACTACGATGTTCAGGGACAGGTTCCTCAGATTGAAGGTGTTGGAGCCAAGGATTCACCCCAGTGGGGCATGAAGATCACAGCCACGAATGCCACGATCAACTACGGCCCTTCCACTGAGCGACAAAGGACAGATCTGCATCAGATGCTCATTCCCCGCACATGCATTGATGCCGTTCCGTCTCCCAAACCTCTTCCAGGCGATTTGCGGCCCTATGAGCAATTTCGGGTCGATGTGGAGTTCCAGGAAGAGATGATTCTGCGAGTTCCGATCCGGGAGGAAAGTAAAAATCTCGAGTTTGCCAACCTGTTCAGAGACGACCCTGGTGCCAACACGAAGCGCCCGTTCGGGTGGATGGAAATCAAGACAAACAATACGGTgactgtggaggagattcaGAGCAtggaggccaccaaggatGGATGGGCTCATACCGTGTCTATTAATCTAGGCCAAACCGAGGTTCGAACGAGTGTCAACCATGGTCTTTTGTTCACCGGCGACCATGTTTCTCTTGAGTGTGATTTGTCTACTCCTCTCGAGTGGAACGGGCTTTGTGACTGGAAGTTTGATTTGCAGTCTTCGTCAGTCAAATTGTTTCTCCTCGACGAACACATCACTTTGTTCTCCGATTTGACCAATGACTTTGGCTCTGACACACCTGTTCCGTACACTCTGTTCACTccttacaagtacacctTCCACTGGGGAGTTTCGCACTTCTGCAACATTTATCTGAACATCAATGACGCCAACATTATCAACAATCCCACTGATTTTGAAGATAACACGTTTCTGGTGTTTGAGAGTGATGCTCTTGACATAGACTTTTCTCTTCCTCTGGACCAGATCCACCAGTCTCTGAACGAGGCCTCTTTCAAGATTTCCGCTCCTATCATGGACTTCAACTTGTCTGTGCCTCCCTGGCATACCTTGGACTCGTTTCTGGAGACGGAGAAAATGGGGCGAGCCTACGAGTTTGCCATTGTCGGTACTTACTCGTACTACTCTTCCTTTGACAAGGAGCACACCGATTCGATGCATGTGGAGATTTACGGAACAGATGTGACCATGGTTGCCCATGGAATCTTTGTGTGCTACCTCATGAAGGTGATTGACAACTACTTTGGCATCAACACAAAGTTCCAGACCATGGAGGAGTATGCTCAAAGAGACGCTCCCAAGGTGGTCGACCCCGTCAACTTCATCAAGGAAAAAAACGATATGGACGTGGTGGTCGATACCTTTATCACCAACGGAGTGATTGTGCTGCCGGCAAATCTGTACTCCACCCGAGAATACTTGCGTCTGGATTTCCCGTCTCTCGATATCGACTGTCGGTTCACCAACTACTACATGGACCTGCAGTCGAACATTGCTCCCATCCGAGGTCGATGTGTCACAGAGGCAACCACCAAGGCGTACATGTTGGCCCGCGAGTCGCATTCCCGCACTCTTGGTGAGGTCCAGCCTCATATCTACATTGATGGCATTGACGTGCATGGTCACCGTTTGTTTGGTCGTCCCCCTGAAGAACCCACTTACTACTGCAAGTGGGACTTCCACTTGGGTGACATTCAGATCCGAGGTCCCATGAGTGCTATTGCAGTTCTCGGCCAGGCTGCCGACTGCTTTGATTACGGCTTTGACGACACGGAGAATAAGCTTCTGATGGCGATTCCACTCTTGTTTGACGTCACCTTTGTCTCTGCGAAGATTAACTCTCTGACATTCAGACTGGAAACCGATCCAGGAGCCGTGGAGGTTCTTACATCTGCTGTGGCCTTCAAACTGAACGATCTGAACAATTCGGACTATACAGCACGGGCCTCAGTCAAGATCCCCTGGATCCAGTTGTCTGTAATGACCAACGAAGAGGTGCTTTCTCAGTTGACCACTTCTGTTCTCGTCACCGATTACATTCAGAAGAGGAACATGGATGACCGTCGAGGCAAGCAACAAGAGCACATTCGGCTCCATGACGACTCGTTTGGCCGATGTGACTTTTTGTTAACTCACAAGTATGCCCCAGACGCAAAGCCATACACCATCGTTCCcactcttcctcttcctccacttGCAGAGCCATTGACTGACGAAAACATCAACTCTCTGGGTACAGCAGGTATCTTTTCTACGTACAAGAAGCGTGAAAACTACGACATTGCCCAATCGTCTTTATCGTCTGCATCCACCAACTCCCACCGTCTGAGTATAGACAGCAGTTTCATGACCCGAAGCAGTGGCATTTCTCGTATAAGTCGGTCTCGAAACAGCTACAAGATTCGCAAGTTCCGACGTCCCCGTATTGAGAACAAGTTTCTGGCGCCCAAACCTTGGAGAAAGGCTTCCAAAACAGCCGTGTCCGACATTGACGTGGACCCTGACTTTGCTCAAGACTTTTTCGCGTCGAAAATGCGACCCGGCATGTctgcatcacgtgagacACCTGACGAAGACACGGAGACGGATAACATTGTTGTGCAGCTGGGTAAGATTGGAGGAACGCTTACTCCGGCTGCTCTGACGGTAGTTCTGGCAATTATGGCCCAGACCCCGCAGGACGGgttccacgtgactttgGATAAACTGCAGATCCAGGTCatgaagaagctcaacTACATCTTGTCTGGACAGCCAGAGACGAAAAACATCCGCGTGGTGATTCCCGGCGTGGATATTGAGATGAAGGCTAGTCCAGGGGGCTCGGAGGAGTACGTTCATTTGCAGATGGGTACCATTGACATTATGGTACGTGACAATGTGCACAAGCGTCCCCAGTCTATTGAGGACTACATTCAGGATACCATGGATGGTAATGAGCCGCGGGAGAACAGCTTGATTGTGTATGGTTCTATGGACTTGACTCTGGAGGTTGTCAAGAGCAGCCACACGATTGGTCCGTCTCCTAACCCTCTGGTTCTGGGATTGACGCAATTTGAGTTCTGGCTGAACCAGGACGTTTCCAACTCAGCCTCtgctcagatcaaggagctAGACGTGAGTCTGGacaaccagcagctcgagtGGCTGTTGCGGAACACAGATCGGCAGCTGGACCGTCTCAAACTGCTCTTGGATGACATTCCCAACCAGAACAAGGCTACCCAGTCCGACAGAACCAAAGACGTGGTCTACTCGCTGGCATTAGCTGGCCAGCAGTTTGATATCACGTCCGATCCTTCAACTCTCACGAAGCCTGCATACATTATCCGTCTGTCTCAGCAGCATGTGCGAGCCCATGATTCGTGGAAGATTCTGATTCGGCTGCGACACATTCTACAGACGGTTCCTGCTGCTTGGTACGCTCACaaagagaagcagctgaTTCATGGCGACTGCAAGGTGCCCGTGGACGCTAGAACCAAGGTCATCAACGTCTTCAAAAAGTGGCGATTCTGGGAGATCAACAGTATCCCGAAAAGTTACTTGTTTTTGCACGTGTTCCCTCCCGAAAGCAAGAGGGCCATTACCATGACTACACGCGTGCTGGTGGATGTCGACGGTATTGGTCTCCGTCTGCTGTTTGCAGAGTGCGAGAACTATCTTCTGTTTGACTACGTGCAGGTGTATGTGGACGTGAGCGAGGGTGATGACCATGTGATTGATGCCGATGCCGGTGTGTGCGTGGCCTCTATCCGTACACATTTTTCGCTCGAGATTGTGGACACCATTCAGACAATTGCTCGGTATGTGGATGCAACCAAGCCCTCCAGTGATGATGAGACTGACCAGGATACGACTAGACCAAGTACCGGTGACGTGCTCAAGATTGAAGTTCCTCAATCTCCCCTCTCGATGTCAACTAGTATGATATCTGACAAGTCTACTACGACTCCTGAGCCCGATAAGTCGGTCTCGCCTGGCCCGGAGAAGGTTGCTTCCAAGTCACCTCCTATCAGGGTCATGGTCAATACTCTGTTGTCGTCGTGGGTGGTTTCCATCAAATCGTCGGCCATCACgctgtctgtttctggccaGGAGTTTCTCAattctgtgtttgtggagaagacgggCGACGATTTAATCAACGATGTGGCTGTCATTCTTACTGGCACTTTTGGGTCCACTGGAATGGAGCTAATTGCCACCGAGACCGACGAGCAGGTGGTTTCGTACGCCATCAATTCGACAGCGGCATCTATTGCGTTCGGCAAGTCcatccacgtgacttgtGACACGCAAAACATGTTGCTTACAGTGTCTCAGGACCTTCTGACGCTCGTGAAACTGACCACGCAATTTTTCGAGCACGATTGGGAGGTCATCGATAAACTGATCGAAGAACTTAGTGGAGAGGAGGACATCAAAGCCCACCACACACCTGGATCGGCAGCCgccgcagcagcagacgcAGCGGATGagctgaaggaggagctgtgCGAGGAGCCTGGACCTCTCAAGGATATCATTCCGTTCCTTGACCGAGTCTCGTTTAGATACTCTCTCACTTCTCTACAATGTTCGTCCATGCTCATGCCCAACTGGGTGTATGCCAACGAATTCCGTAACATGcaggtggtggttggatCGGGCATTGATTCGAGAACCACTCTTAACGGCTCGTTCGAGGTGGGCGAGCAGATGCACGAGGTACGAAACCACTCTTCTGGCGACTCTCAGATTGTGCTTGGAATTGCTCTTTCAGCTGTCTCGGCCCTTGGAGGATCGGTCATCACAGAGGAGTTTGCTTTACTGGACTGTGCGCTTCGATTTGGCATTTTTGATGCCCAGACAGTGTCTCCTAGCATGTTGACGAGGTACCTAGCGTCTGAGAATGAGCGGGAGTGTGTTAAGCAGATGTCTGATGCCATTGATGATCTTCAGGAGATCCTCAAAAAGCGTATTTCTAAGGGGGGTGGGGAGACCACCGAAATCCCTGTTTCTTCAAAGCAGAATACCCCCAGCACACCTTCCTACCCTCTCCACTTCACCACCCAGATTCTGGCTGACAGGTTCTCGTTCACTATTCCCGCTCTAGATTCTTCTCTTTGTCTTGAGTGCGATAAGGTATCTGCTTTGGCGTACAATTTTGTCATGAGCGAAAAgaccaaggccattgagcaTACAGCTCTCACTGGAGCTGTCACCCCTGATCACGTACGGTTCCTGCTCCAGAATAAACGTCTGCCTGGAGGTGTGGCTACTCTTGTAGACTTGCATGTTCGAATTTCTCTGTACGAATACATCAAGTCTGGCGAGAGAAAGCGAGGCGCAGATATCGAGTCCGAGTTCATTCGTATCTGTCTGTCTTCTCCGTCACTGCTCAAGCTGATGGAGATTCTGACAAACATTGAGGGTGACATTTCCTTGCTTGAATGGGAGTCGGACGACAAGTCGCCAAAGAGAAAGAGTCCCAAGAGGAAGATGTCCCGTGACAGTGTCGACTCAAAGGTGTCACATGAGTCATTTGTGTCGGCTGAGTCCGAACCCGCTattgtggaggaggaacctGAGTCACGTCAAGAAACGGCTTCTCCAGCTATTGATTCGGGCGATGATGACTCAACATCATCCGACTCTCCTCTCCAAAACTGGCGAATTCGAACGTCTTTCGAGCAGGTCACGTTTGGTTGGCTGTTCCCACCAAACTCGGGTTTCAACGGTATTGTTTTTGGCTGTGATAATGTGGCTGTTGTGGCACTTTCTGGTTACGGTCAGTTGCGGCTCAAGGGTGTCTACATCACACCAGCTCATGGTAACAAGGACACAGACTTTTTCCCGGACAAGGTGTTCCCTACTCATGCCAACACCGTCTATCTTCCTCGTCTGCTGGTCACGTTTGCTACTCTTGACACTCGAGAGTATCATCTTCGAATCCTTGGTGAGGAACTCAAGGGTACGATTCTGCCGTCCATTGTCGAAATCGTCTCCTGCACGGCTACTACCATCAAACAGACGGTTAAGgagctcgagctgctgtcAAAGGAGCGCAACAAGCGGCTTGAAAagagcaacagcagcgTTCGGGTTGTTGAGCCAAATACCGCACCGTCCGACTCGTCGCTGTTGTCAATTGATCATTCCTTTGTCTTCAGAGCCGACGCCAAGTTCCAGGGAGCCGTTGTTTCTCTCTGGAGTGAGTCTGAGTACGCCATGGAGATGTATGCCGAAACGCGTCACATCCAGGCGTCTTCTGGAGGCCGCAGATCAACTGCTCGAGTGGTGGAGTCATCTCCAGAGCTCTATCTCCAGGCTCCTGCTCTCGAGGCCAAGGTTGACTTCAGACATAACACTGGATCCGCCAACAAAGAGCTGCTCAAGTTTGGCGTCACTGTGGagcccagcagcaacacTCTCTACCCTCGGATGATTCCTGTGGTACTGGATATTGTGTCTGGTATGAGAACGCTGCTCGAAGACAAGAGCGACAAGCACAAGGACCTGAAGCTGGATCTTAAGAgcgagatcaagaaggtgaAGATTGAGACGccccagccccagcagcccTCCAAGGACCTCACCTTCTCCGAGTGGGATATCACTGCCGGTATACAAATTGAGCGCCAGGAGCTGATTATGAGCTGTGAACCGACCGCCCGAGTGTCTGCCTCGTTGTCGTACCAGAATCTGTCTCTGAACATGACGACTGTGGATGCCAGTGAAGAGGGTCTCGGAAAGTTCTTTTCATTCACGTGTCGGCTTCACGAGTTCAACTGCTCGTTGCAGCACACTTACTCGCGTGAGATTTCTGCCATGGTCGGTATTGATGAGATTCTGTGCGtcgtcaacaaggacaaggaggtaGACCCCGCGTTGGCAAATACCTGGAACGTTGCTGTTTCGATCGTCGATGTGATTGCAGACATCAACGTCAAACACACACAGGACCTCAAGTTGTTCCAGGAGCTGTGGCTCAGCGAGATgcccgagaaggagaaggaggtaAAGGTCAACACGGATCCGGAACGGTTCGTCCTCAAATACCACCGAGCCACTTCCGGTACGCGAATCTGCTGGAACGCGACAGTTTCCAACGTCAAATTCTCTGCCGATCTCGGTCAATCTATCGGAAAGGTAACTGTCGGTCTGGATCGATTCTGGCTGCTCAcagacaagaaggagcacCTGGACCAGCACATTACTCTTGGTTtcgagctcatcaagaTCCATTCGGACGGCCGACTGGGAGGTATGGTTTCTCTGGCGAGATTCCGGCTTGAACTGGCTCTTCTGTGGGAGATTGACGAAGACGCTCAGGTAACGCCAGAAGATGTTCCTCTGGTGACTCTTGTGGCGTCTCTGGCGTCTGCGGAGATCCGGATGGCCTTTGACTACCAGCAGTTTGGTATTGCCAGTATCAAGAACCTCGGGTTCAGTGTCTCCAACCAGCGAGAAGTGGCGGACTACCTGTCCGCCATTGTCGACATTGAACAGATTTGTGTCTTTATCACTGTTTTGGCTCCGTCCAACATTCTGGATCTCGTTCAGATTCTGGTTCGAACCAAGCAGGGTATTGAGGGAGCCTATGAGGAAGAAGTCGGGGCTTCCAACGAAGAAACTCcctccaaggagaagaaagTTGGCCGGCCTCATCTTCTCACGTCTGTGGACGTTTCCATCAACTCTGGAACGCTGCAGGTCTACCCCAGCACTCTTCTCGATACTCAGGTCCTCTACGTCAATCTGTCTGGAACACATGCCAAGTTTGTTTGTGACACCCAGAAGCGTGGCCTCGTCAAGTCGCACCTGGAGCTGGGTATGCACGAGTTTATCATTGCTCTGAGTACTTTCAAGACCCAGatcaacgaggaggatctgTTGACACTCACTGtggacgagtttgtggCTCATACTCGCAGAGCCAAGGGAGGCACCATTGTGCGGATCCCCAAGGTCGACATCAACATGCACACATGGCAGTACGACACCAACCCTACTGAGGTCAAGTTCACATACTCGTCCGAATTCGCCGGCAAAGTGGACATTGGCTGGAACTTTGGCTCAGTCACCTTCATCCGAGAAATGTGGAACTCGCACGCCAAGGCCTTTGCCAGCCGAAGAGAGGCCTACAAGCTCAACTTTGTGGCCAACCCGTCGGTGCTCAAGGATggcgagctggaggagaagctcaaggatgTGGCTCTGGATGAAAAGTACGTCTATGTGGCGTTGGAGCCTCCCAACATTGAGATTCCCCAGCTGCGAGATATGGGCGAAGCCACTCCTCCCATTGAGTGGATTGGTCTGCATCGACAGCGGTTCCCCGGTCTGACTCATCAGGTGGTGATTGTGGGTCTTCAGGGCTtggtcaaggaggttgaAGTTGCATACTTTACAGTTCTTGGAGCGTAATGACGGCGATATAAtggagtttgaggaggaagaagagaaagatATGAGCGGCTGAGTGTGGGGGACAAAAAGGAGGAcaatttatttatttatattattttattatttcAATTTGGGGTGCTCCGGCACACatgcagtacatactcgtactcgaTCTTGGATCAGTGGTGTGTGGCTAGACCATTCATAAATCACTACAGGACAGCCTTGTGTATCACGCGGTGCATCatctgtttctggaccCTTCTGGACCCTTCTGTTTGTTTCTTCTGTCTCACTCCATCCAACTTCCACACATCGACGATGCAGAAATCAGGCGTGGAAAACAGAAGTTTGGAtcggtgatggtgtggAGTTGTAGGGAGGATGGAGTTGTAGGAGGATGAAGGGCGTGGATGAGTACTTGAATCTCGTTTGAATCTCGTTTGTTTCTATGCAAAATGTGTCAAGATAAGATGATTAGTCGTGTAGAAGAGGAGCCAACTAATAGATAAGTATTTCGTTCCAAAGGTAATCATTTTCCAAGTGTAACGCTAACTAATGATTGAAGGGATGGGGTTTTATGATGGAGTTTTAAAGACATTTTTGGAGATGAATTGtgccaaaaagaaacaTTTGCTAAGAATATGTTTGCGGTCTATCGCTTTATTCATCTACAATTTCTCTAGCATCTTTAGAACACCGAATATGAACCCCCAGCATGCTTTTGCTCTTAACAAAATGTCAAGTAAAGAAGACTTTTCCAGGAAAGGACGTGAGTTCTGAAAATGGGCAGAAAAAAAGTagcacagacacaaaaagtGGACCTTAAAAGACATCCAAGCCCTAATACCCCAAGCATCTGCTTCTACTCGGTCTA
This genomic interval from Yarrowia lipolytica chromosome 1E, complete sequence contains the following:
- a CDS encoding uncharacterized protein (Compare to YALI0E09867g, similar to uniprot|Q12150 Saccharomyces cerevisiae YLR087c, similar to Saccharomyces cerevisiae CSF1 (YLR087C); ancestral locus Anc_8.260), with product MEVVADCFLFWGSTTRSSWDSSSRFQPEAISGGVDFSPVFLMDVIMILLVSLFVIFYFNRLIAWVTNFGLRFVFWHKHRIRVKVQSVQISLLGGRIFFKNLTYIGTNQTICFLKGHFTWRYWLWKSRKSELQMSEDSESNVTPEKLQSRLALEVDGLEWFVYNRTPAYDAVFEQFQARHKANAESKCENNDTLQTAHTTTSYEPKNFSFGEQIYLDLFPIDLKVHKGSMVVGNRDTQSVWMFHFKNATGLVDVAPTPSYLDRYRQVYRADFEHPVVEMRPNIDYKGMDSTQFEHKPKVKKSLWAKTYENEPNTSKLRRSLRAIRAVLLARALPDNESEHSREGMPWMGLSRYLTQDTEYYVEDDKNEGAFEDYARVPQILDAPSGSLTMYYDVQGQVPQIEGVGAKDSPQWGMKITATNATINYGPSTERQRTDLHQMLIPRTCIDAVPSPKPLPGDLRPYEQFRVDVEFQEEMILRVPIREESKNLEFANLFRDDPGANTKRPFGWMEIKTNNTVTVEEIQSMEATKDGWAHTVSINLGQTEVRTSVNHGLLFTGDHVSLECDLSTPLEWNGLCDWKFDLQSSSVKLFLLDEHITLFSDLTNDFGSDTPVPYTLFTPYKYTFHWGVSHFCNIYLNINDANIINNPTDFEDNTFLVFESDALDIDFSLPLDQIHQSLNEASFKISAPIMDFNLSVPPWHTLDSFLETEKMGRAYEFAIVGTYSYYSSFDKEHTDSMHVEIYGTDVTMVAHGIFVCYLMKVIDNYFGINTKFQTMEEYAQRDAPKVVDPVNFIKEKNDMDVVVDTFITNGVIVLPANLYSTREYLRLDFPSLDIDCRFTNYYMDLQSNIAPIRGRCVTEATTKAYMLARESHSRTLGEVQPHIYIDGIDVHGHRLFGRPPEEPTYYCKWDFHLGDIQIRGPMSAIAVLGQAADCFDYGFDDTENKLLMAIPLLFDVTFVSAKINSLTFRLETDPGAVEVLTSAVAFKLNDLNNSDYTARASVKIPWIQLSVMTNEEVLSQLTTSVLVTDYIQKRNMDDRRGKQQEHIRLHDDSFGRCDFLLTHKYAPDAKPYTIVPTLPLPPLAEPLTDENINSLGTAGIFSTYKKRENYDIAQSSLSSASTNSHRLSIDSSFMTRSSGISRISRSRNSYKIRKFRRPRIENKFLAPKPWRKASKTAVSDIDVDPDFAQDFFASKMRPGMSASRETPDEDTETDNIVVQLGKIGGTLTPAALTVVLAIMAQTPQDGFHVTLDKLQIQVMKKLNYILSGQPETKNIRVVIPGVDIEMKASPGGSEEYVHLQMGTIDIMVRDNVHKRPQSIEDYIQDTMDGNEPRENSLIVYGSMDLTLEVVKSSHTIGPSPNPLVLGLTQFEFWLNQDVSNSASAQIKELDVSLDNQQLEWLLRNTDRQLDRLKLLLDDIPNQNKATQSDRTKDVVYSLALAGQQFDITSDPSTLTKPAYIIRLSQQHVRAHDSWKILIRLRHILQTVPAAWYAHKEKQLIHGDCKVPVDARTKVINVFKKWRFWEINSIPKSYLFLHVFPPESKRAITMTTRVLVDVDGIGLRLLFAECENYLLFDYVQVYVDVSEGDDHVIDADAGVCVASIRTHFSLEIVDTIQTIARYVDATKPSSDDETDQDTTRPSTGDVLKIEVPQSPLSMSTSMISDKSTTTPEPDKSVSPGPEKVASKSPPIRVMVNTLLSSWVVSIKSSAITLSVSGQEFLNSVFVEKTGDDLINDVAVILTGTFGSTGMELIATETDEQVVSYAINSTAASIAFGKSIHVTCDTQNMLLTVSQDLLTLVKLTTQFFEHDWEVIDKLIEELSGEEDIKAHHTPGSAAAAAADAADELKEELCEEPGPLKDIIPFLDRVSFRYSLTSLQCSSMLMPNWVYANEFRNMQVVVGSGIDSRTTLNGSFEVGEQMHEVRNHSSGDSQIVLGIALSAVSALGGSVITEEFALLDCALRFGIFDAQTVSPSMLTRYLASENERECVKQMSDAIDDLQEILKKRISKGGGETTEIPVSSKQNTPSTPSYPLHFTTQILADRFSFTIPALDSSLCLECDKVSALAYNFVMSEKTKAIEHTALTGAVTPDHVRFLLQNKRLPGGVATLVDLHVRISLYEYIKSGERKRGADIESEFIRICLSSPSLLKLMEILTNIEGDISLLEWESDDKSPKRKSPKRKMSRDSVDSKVSHESFVSAESEPAIVEEEPESRQETASPAIDSGDDDSTSSDSPLQNWRIRTSFEQVTFGWLFPPNSGFNGIVFGCDNVAVVALSGYGQLRLKGVYITPAHGNKDTDFFPDKVFPTHANTVYLPRLLVTFATLDTREYHLRILGEELKGTILPSIVEIVSCTATTIKQTVKELELLSKERNKRLEKSNSSVRVVEPNTAPSDSSLLSIDHSFVFRADAKFQGAVVSLWSESEYAMEMYAETRHIQASSGGRRSTARVVESSPELYLQAPALEAKVDFRHNTGSANKELLKFGVTVEPSSNTLYPRMIPVVLDIVSGMRTLLEDKSDKHKDLKLDLKSEIKKVKIETPQPQQPSKDLTFSEWDITAGIQIERQELIMSCEPTARVSASLSYQNLSLNMTTVDASEEGLGKFFSFTCRLHEFNCSLQHTYSREISAMVGIDEILCVVNKDKEVDPALANTWNVAVSIVDVIADINVKHTQDLKLFQELWLSEMPEKEKEVKVNTDPERFVLKYHRATSGTRICWNATVSNVKFSADLGQSIGKVTVGLDRFWLLTDKKEHLDQHITLGFELIKIHSDGRLGGMVSLARFRLELALLWEIDEDAQVTPEDVPLVTLVASLASAEIRMAFDYQQFGIASIKNLGFSVSNQREVADYLSAIVDIEQICVFITVLAPSNILDLVQILVRTKQGIEGAYEEEVGASNEETPSKEKKVGRPHLLTSVDVSINSGTLQVYPSTLLDTQVLYVNLSGTHAKFVCDTQKRGLVKSHLELGMHEFIIALSTFKTQINEEDLLTLTVDEFVAHTRRAKGGTIVRIPKVDINMHTWQYDTNPTEVKFTYSSEFAGKVDIGWNFGSVTFIREMWNSHAKAFASRREAYKLNFVANPSVLKDGELEEKLKDVALDEKYVYVALEPPNIEIPQLRDMGEATPPIEWIGLHRQRFPGLTHQVVIVGLQGLVKEVEVAYFTVLGA